One genomic window of Mustela nigripes isolate SB6536 chromosome 15, MUSNIG.SB6536, whole genome shotgun sequence includes the following:
- the KBTBD7 gene encoding kelch repeat and BTB domain-containing protein 7, whose translation MQSREEAPRSRRLASPRGGRRPKRISKPSVSAFFTGPEELKDTAHSAALLAQLKSFYDARLLCDVTIEVVTPGSGPGTGRLFSCNRNVLAAACPYFKSMFTGGMYESHQANVTMHDVDAESFEVLVDYCYTGRVSLSEANVQRLYAASDMLQLEYVREACASFLARRLDLANCTAILKFADAFDHHKLRSQAQSFIAHNFKQLSRMGSVREESLADLSLAQLLAVLRLDSLDIESERTVCHVAVQWLEAAPKERGPSAVEVFKCVRWTHFRDEDQDYLEGLLTKPIVKKYCLDLIEGALQMRYGDKLCKSLVPKPDNSISSVVPTAENPPQRLGMCAKEMVVFFGHPRDPFLCYDPYSGDIYTMPSPLTSLAHTKTITSSAVCVSPDHDIYLAAQPRKDLWVYKPAQNSWQQLADRLLCREGMDVAYLNGYIYILGGRDPITGVKLKEVECYSVQRNQWALVAPVPHSFYSFELIVVQNYLYAVNSKRMLYYDPSHNTWLNCASLKRSDFQEACVFNDEIYCICDIPVMKVYNPARGEWRRISNIPLDSETHNYQIVNHGQKLLLITSTTPQWKKNRVTVYEYDTREDQWINIGTMLGLLQFDSGFICLCARVYPSCLEPGQSFITEEDDARSESSTEWDLDGFSELDSESGSSSSFSDDEVWVQVAPQRNAQDQQGSL comes from the coding sequence ATGCAGTCCCGGGAAGAAGCTCCGCGCTCTCGCCGCCTGGCCAGTCCCCGCGGCGGGAGGCGACCCAAGAGAATTTCCAAGCCTTCTGTTTCGGCTTTTTTCACGGGCCCGGAGGAGCTGAAGGACACGGCTCATTCTGCAGCCCTCCTGGCACAGCTGAAGTCCTTCTACGACGCGCGGCTGTTATGCGATGTGACCATCGAGGTGGTGACGCCTGGCAGCGGGCCTGGCACCGGCCGCCTTTTTTCCTGCAACCGTAACGTGCTGGCTGCCGCGTGTCCCTACTTCAAGAGCATGTTCACCGGCGGCATGTACGAGAGCCACCAGGCAAACGTGACCATGCATGATGTGGATGCCGAGTCCTTCGAGGTGCTGGTCGACTACTGCTACACGGGTCGCGTGTCGCTGAGTGAGGCCAACGTGCAACGTCTTTATGCGGCCTCTGACATGTTGCAGCTCGAATATGTGCGGGAAGCCTGTGCCTCCTTCCTAGCCCGCCGCCTTGACCTGGCCAACTGCACTGCTATCCTCAAGTTTGCCGACGCCTTCGACCATCACAAGCTGCGATCGCAGGCCCAGTCCTTTATAGCCCACAATTTTAAACAACTCAGCCGGATGGGTTCAGTAAGGGAGGAGAGTCTGGCAGATCTGAGCTTGGCCCAGCTGCTGGCTGTCCTGCGTCTGGATAGTCTGGACATCGAGAGTGAGCGGACTGTGTGTCATGTGGCCGTGCAGTGGTTGGAGGCGGCTCCCAAGGAGCGGGGCCCCAGCGCTGTGGAGGTCTTCAAGTGTGTCCGCTGGACACACTTCAGAGATGAAGATCAGGATTACTTGGAAGGGCTGCTGACCAAGCCCATAGTGAAGAAGTACTGTCTAGACCTTATTGAAGGGGCCCTGCAGATGCGCTATGGTGACAAGTTGTGCAAGTCTCTGGTCCCGAAGCCAGATAACAGCATCAGCTCTGTTGTACCCACAGCAGAAAATCCCCCCCAGAGACTGGGTATGTGTGCCAAGGAGATGGTGGTCTTCTTTGGACATCCTAGAGATCCCTTTCTCTGCTATGACCCATACTCAGGGGACATTTACACAATGCCATCTCCTTTAACCAGCTTGGCTCACACTAAGACTATCACCTCCTCAGCTGTCTGTGTCTCTCCAGACCATGACATCTACCTGGCCGCTCAGCCCAGGAAGGACCTCTGGGTGTACAAGCCAGCCCAGAATAGCTGGCAGCAGCTTGCCGACCGCCTGCTGTGCCGGGAGGGCATGGATGTGGCCTACCTCAATGGCTACATCTACATCTTGGGTGGGCGAGACCCAATTACTGGAGTCAAACTGAAGGAAGTGGAATGCTACAGTGTCCAGAGAAACCAGTGGGCGCTGGTGGCTCCTGTACCCCATTCCTTCTATTCCTTTGAACTAATAGTGGTTCAGAACTATCTTTATGCTGTGAACAGTAAGCGCATGCTCTACTATGATCCTAGCCACAATACGTGGCTGAACTGTGCTTCTCTTAAACGTAGTGACTTTCAGGAAGCCTGTGTCTTCAATGATGAGATCTACTGCATCTGTGACATACCAGTCATGAAGGTCTATAACCCAGCCAGGGGAGAATGGAGGCGGATTAGTAATATTCCCTTGGACTCAGAGACCCACAACTATCAGATTGTCAATCATGGCCAGAAGTTGCTTCTCATCACTTCCACCACCCCTCAGTGGAAAAAAAACCGGGTGACTGTTTATGAATATGATACTAGGGAAGACCAATGGATTAATATAGGTACCATGTTAGGCCTTTTGCAGTTTGACTCTGGCTTTATTTGCCTCTGTGCACGTGTTTATCCTTCCTGCCTCGAACCTGGACAGAGTTTCATCACTGAGGAAGATGATGCTCGAAGTGAGTCTAGCACTGAATGGGACTTAGATGGATTCAGTGAACTGGACTCAGAGTCAGGAAGTTCAAGTTCTTTTTCTGATGATGAAGTCTGGGTGCAGGTAGCACCTCAGCGAAATGCACAGGATCAGCAGggttctttgtaa